ATAGGAATCTTCTGCCTTTTGTTGCAAACTAGACTGATATTCTTTCATACTATTATTAAATTCAGCCTCTTTCTTCTTAATCAGATCTTGAATTTTTTGATTATAATAACTTTCTTTAGTAGATAATTTCTCTTCTTTTTCAACAGATAATTTTTTCAATTCATTTTTGTATTTATCTCTTTCTTCTTCCGATAGATTATTGAATTTTAATTTTAGTTTCAAATTAATAATTTTATTATTATATTTATCATTTAAGCTTTCCTTATAATTAGATATTTTTTCTTCATATTTTTGACTGATCGCTTGAATTTCATCTTTTAATTCACTTTGTAGCTCTTCTTTTTTAGACATAAGATCTTTATTCATATTATCTTTAAGTTGCTGATAATATTCTTTTAAATCATTATTTAATTTCTCTCTTCGATTTGCTATTTCCTTCATGGAATTATCTTTTACTAATTCCAATCTCTTATTTAACTGGGAATTAAAATCTCCCAAATATTCTTTGGTATCCTTTTGTAAATTATTCAAATTTTCAACTTCATTTTTTAAAGTTAAATTATAATTAGCAATACTCTTATCTATTTCTTTAATTTGTTTAGTTAAAGGATGATTATCTAATAATCTATCCATATCAACTATTCCAATTTTAGATTTAGATTTAATTTTAGGTCTCTCGCCTTGAACAACATTTCCAGTAAAAAGAGCTATTAAAAGAACAATTAAAACCACAACTACACCTATACTGGTTAACCTATATCGAGACACCTAAGAACACCTACTTTCTAATCTTATTTAAACTCAAGAAATAGTAGTCTTTACTACTATTTCTTGAGTTTATAAGCTAAAATTTTATAATCATTATTTGTCTTCTTCTACTGTTTTATTATCTTTAATAACCTTTAAAACATCATCTGTCAAATCATATCCTCCATAAATTACTGCTGGTTTATCTACAACTACATTAATTCCATTTTCTTCAGCTACTATTCTTATCTTATCATTAATATCTTCAAATATCTTAGATATCTCTTTCCGCTCTAAGTCCTTAAGATATTGTTCATATTTTTGTAATAATTCCTGTTGTTCTTCTTTAGTCATATTTTTAGCTTCTTCTTCTACCTTCTTTTGTATCCTTTTTGCTTCTTCATTTAATTTAGACTCTGAAGCTGCTTTATCTGGATGATTAACAAATAACTTTTGCATATCTACATATCCAACCTTTGAAGCTTTATCACCTTCTGCATCAACAGGTCTATTTAACATAAATA
Above is a window of Orenia marismortui DSM 5156 DNA encoding:
- a CDS encoding OmpH family outer membrane protein, with protein sequence MSRYRLTSIGVVVVLIVLLIALFTGNVVQGERPKIKSKSKIGIVDMDRLLDNHPLTKQIKEIDKSIANYNLTLKNEVENLNNLQKDTKEYLGDFNSQLNKRLELVKDNSMKEIANRREKLNNDLKEYYQQLKDNMNKDLMSKKEELQSELKDEIQAISQKYEEKISNYKESLNDKYNNKIINLKLKLKFNNLSEEERDKYKNELKKLSVEKEEKLSTKESYYNQKIQDLIKKKEAEFNNSMKEYQSSLQQKAEDSYAKKEEEARRELNKYLTSVEEGLKEDLSSKEEELRRDMEENLTTTENRLISKVKTKISSLKDEIEKLENTRKELINNRLESIDNIIKDIAETRKIDLVITDYIQNVDGIDLTENVLEDIG
- a CDS encoding OmpH family outer membrane protein; protein product: MKKKLIFTLLVFSVLASVFMLNRPVDAEGDKASKVGYVDMQKLFVNHPDKAASESKLNEEAKRIQKKVEEEAKNMTKEEQQELLQKYEQYLKDLERKEISKIFEDINDKIRIVAEENGINVVVDKPAVIYGGYDLTDDVLKVIKDNKTVEEDK